One region of Eupeodes corollae chromosome 1, idEupCoro1.1, whole genome shotgun sequence genomic DNA includes:
- the LOC129940194 gene encoding aspartate, glycine, lysine and serine-rich protein-like, translated as MKTKKIKKTMKTMNPMKTMKITKTKKAKKTKNTKKTKNPKKTKKTKKTKKTKKPTKTKKTKKTKKTKKTKKTKKTMKAKKTMETMKIMKTKKRKKTKKTTKAKKTMETMKTMTTMKTMNTMKI; from the coding sequence ATGAAGACTAAGAAAATCAAGAAGACAATGAAGACCATGAACCCCATGAAGACCATGAAGATCACGAAGACCAAGAAGGCCAAGAAGACCAAGAATACCAAGAAGACCAAGAACCCCAAGAAGACCAAGAAGACAAAGAAGACCAAGAAAACTAAGAAGCCTACGAAGACCAAGAAAACTAAGAAGACCAAGAAAACCAAGAAGACCAAGAAGACCAAGAAGACCATGAAGGCCAAGAAGACCATGGAGACCATGAAGATCATGAAGAccaagaagaggaagaagacCAAGAAGACCACGAAGGCCAAGAAGACCATGGAGACCATGAAGACTATGACGACCATGAAGACCATGAATACCATGAAGATATGA
- the LOC129940183 gene encoding putative uncharacterized protein DDB_G0292636 yields MKTMKTKKTKNTKKTKNTKKTMKTMKTKKIKKTMKTTNPMKTKKTKKTKKTMKTKKTKNTKKTMNPMKTIRTINTKKTNKTRRLRRLRRSGKPRRSRRSNQEDHEDQEDHEGQEDHGDHEDHEDQKDQEDQEDHEGQEDHGDHDDYDDHEDHEYHEDMKTKKTKKPKKTKKIKKTNNTKKTKKNQEAYSSKLSRLFELDILTVIK; encoded by the exons ATGAAGACCATGAAGACCAAgaaaaccaagaacaccaagAAAACGAAGAATACCAAAAAGACTATGAAGACCATGAAGACTAAAAAGATCAAGAAGACCATGAAGACCACGAACCCCATGAAGACCAAGAAGACCAAGAAGACCAAGAAGACCATGAAGACCAAGAAGACCAAGAATACCAAGAAGACCATGAACCCCATGAAGACCATAAGGACTATAAACACCAAGAAGACCAACAAAACAAGAAGATTAAGAAGACTAAGAAGATCAGGAAAACCAAGAAGATCAAGAAGATCAA ACCAAGAAGACCATGAAGACCAAGAAGACCATGAAGGCCAAGAAGACCATGGAGACCATGAAGATCATGAAGACCAAAAAGACCAAGAAGACCAAGAAGACCATGAAGGCCAAGAAGACCATGGAGACCATGACGACTATGACGACCATGAAGACCATGAATACCATGAAGATATGAAGACCAAGAAAACCAAGAAACCCAAGAAGACCAAAAAGATCAAGAAGACCAATAACACCAAGAAGACTAAAAAAAACCAAGAGGCTTACAGCTCTAAGTTGTCAAGACTATTTGAACTCGACATTTTGACAGTTATTAAGTGA